The genomic stretch gcctccatggtggcttcctccctgctgcttgtgccagtgcacctgcaccaacacaagcggaaaaggtaggtgtgggggggtggggaggaggcaggaggggagcatttctgggtggggggaggatgggcaatgggcggccccaaGGGGaagggcggggctgggacctggcggttatgccagatcccaacccccatccctggggggaagggagtggctccaagccactccgctctccttggacttgcgccacctctggaggtggcgcaggtcagagaagacccattggggccagcagcccttacccaggggtaaggggaaaagtttccccttgcctctggctgagctgctgctggccactaacccgcgttggatgcaacgcaaacctcctggcttgcctgctccagggcgggtttggattgtgccctaagagtggaTTCACACATTTAGCttccacagaatcatagaatgctAGTGTTGTAAGAGATCTTGGAGATCTGATCTGCCTGCTCTGTGCAGGCAATTGGTAACTACTGCTTGCTTTGGTATGCAAGTTCCTCTGCCACATGTCCAAAGTGCCAAAGAAACTGTGGCCAACCAGTTGCCTATGGGAAGCTTGAAAGCATGATATGAAGGTCATGACCATCCTCTTGTTTATCCCAAATACCTCAGAAGAATTCAGCACCATGCTGAGAGTATTCAACTTGGACTTGacagatccagattcaaatccctgcttagtcatGAAGCTCTTCAGGTGTCCTTTGGCTAGTCACTCTTTCTCTTAGCCTAACCTGCTTTACTGCAACTGTAATTGGCTTccaagattaataataataataataataataataataataataataataataataataataatattaatattattaataataataataataatgctggcTTTGTGCCAGGAGATGGTATTTATGATGCCTGAAAGCTACTGGCAGATTTAACAGACATGAATTCATGTAATCATTCTCTAAAGCCATTTTAGAGAAAAAAAGATTCCATTGAGAACCAATGTAAaggtttttttctctttaaaatattGTGCGTTTGGGATGCAATCAGGAGTGAAACTGCCATGGAGGCAAAGTCCTAAAGCCACCtcccccccattccctcaccaCAGTTCCACTCTGTTTTGTAGCCTCCATCCTAGGCTGCTATTTTAGAAAACAAACCACCCACTAGACtactggttcccaaacattttagaggccctagtgGCTGCTgtctggtttataaatgccaaggggtgtgactataatggtgactgggtagcagtgctcccccccccccaagtggcagactgtttaacacttgatgcacatagcctaatcttcccTGTGAGTTCCGCGAACCACAAAAAATTGGGttatgactcactggtgggtctcagacccacagtttgaaaaccatggtACTAGGCCACATTACTTGCTTAGCATAATGTGTGACATGGCTCTGATGTGACACTTTTAGTGACCTGCCTGCCACAATTCCAAGATTTCTTTCCTGGGTAGATGCAGCTAATAGTGACTCCATCCATCTGtaacagggttgtccaaagtttttgacaggagggccacatcatctctctgacactgcatcgggggccagggaaagaaagaattaatttacatttaaaatttgaataaatttacataagtttacataaatgaacatattagagatgaacttatacgtatgtatgaatgaaggtcttgcaatagctcaaggcctataaaaggccttgcacatagcaaggctggcctttcctttgctgccactgctgcatcacagacatgaaacagtggaggaagtcctcatcccacaactcacgcaaaagggtcaaacagttgccttcacgctgagagcagttgtgtcgggccagtgcgggctgcaacaaatctctggagggccagaggctcattggagactgggggctccctaagggctgcattgagaggcctcgagggccgcatgtggccccagggccagggtttgggcacccctgatctatacgtAAAAATATTTGGTCCCACTAGGAACCATTTTACAAAGATTTATACCTAATCtcatttcttattttcttacccATTTATATGGCCTAGAGATATATTTTCTGCAGTTCTTCATAGTCTGTTTAGGATTTCACCATCCTGAATAATCTGCCATCATCTGCAAAGTTGGCTACCTCATTGTTCTCTCCAACTCCAGGTGATTTACAAATAAATCCTCAAGGGATTCCACTGCTTAATTCCCTCTACTATGAAACCTATCAATTTATTTCTAGCTTCTGCATTCTATTAGCCAGTTTCATGATAACAAAATATGCCAAAGCCAATAAAGAAAATAGACTAACAATAAAAATGTCTACAGAAGGAGAAAATATTTGCATTAATTAGAAGCAACTTATTTATCTACTTATatactttagggtgcaatcctaccctgcgcttgaacaggcaagccaggaggcttgcgctgtatacaatgcaggataggggccaaaagtggctcagccagaggcaagggaaaacttttccccttacctctgggaaaggcgccctttcccctataggtctcctcagagaaGTAGCGCAAGCCCgaagagagcggagtggcttgaagctgctccgttctcctcaggaaagggggttgggatccagcataactgccagatctcagCCCCGCTCCTGCTCTCCGCccgccctggggccacccactgcctgacctatccccacccagaaacacccccctcccacctcctccctgcctacctcagaagCTTGCATtcgcccagctgggccaacgcaagcctcagtGCCTCCACTGTTGCGGAGGCTTTTTCCAGCCTCCGTTGCACCTCTGAGCACCAGGCTAgtcaactcctgaggaggtgcaaacgtgcctttgtGACCCTCTTGTGCCAGCCTAAGTCAAGGACTGGCTTGCACCCTTAGCCTTTCCACCGCCAAGATGTAGCTGATCATGGTGGCTTACATcttaaaataataacaaaaagaaaacaataaaatgacAAAGAATCTTAAATTCAACCCATACATTACCTTCACATCTTCACTGATTATAAGGTCTGTCTCATCATCAATCAATTTTCTGCACTTATCGAAATCTGCCAGGAAAACTTTGCCAGTCACATCTAACAAGATAAGAGAAGTGGGAAAAGAACATGAAACTGCCCTGTCTCTTATGCATGAACATGTCCTGGAAAGCCATGGTTAATTTCACCATGTGAcaaaggcagccattttgcttTCTTAGAACACCTTAGTCAGTGCTGCATTCTGTTTCCATGAATACAAACTGCTTCAGTGGCTCTTAAACCTGCAACagtctaagggcctgatccagagcttGGCACACCAGCTTACTGCTTGCGTgcttaccacaggcccagtgctggagctagcccagcgtgaggTCACACCAGTTCCACACTGGGCCCATGTTCCACCAACTGGCACTTGCCTGGACTGCCGGGCAGCGGGCAGATGAGTGGAGGCTtgaggggaggtgttccagggttggggaggtgaagggagggtgtggaggaggcgtgacaggggaGGCAGTGGGTTGGGACTagtagagctcagctccaccaaatcctgagccctgTATTGGGCCTCAAGGACCAACACGGGACTCCATGATTTTGCACCAGTTCAAGAGATACCacaaaattccccttacccagggtaaagggacaaaagttcccttctcccaaggagctggcagcagctgcccggTGTGTgcaggataccatggcagccatttttggcaccacggTAACCCCATGCgctgcgcagctcaggattgggctgtaagctagcTAAGTGGAACAAACCTGGAGTAAATGGGTATTCCACTGACAAAGACAAGCGAACACAAACCTATCAAAATGTTACGTGGGTGGAGATCCTGGTGACCAAATCCAAACCCATGCAGTTCCTGCACTGCCTGAAAGACTCCTTCAAGAATGTCTTTGCTCTTCATagttgcattctccttcaccctCAAGTACTCCTCAAGGTTCTGCTCGCACAAAGTGAGGCACAAATAGAGACAAGCCTTCTTTTCTTCCCACCCATAGAACTTCACCAGATGGTTGCTAGCACGACATTTTTCAAGGCAGGTTTTCTCTCGCTCAGCATTTTCTGTCCCAGTACGGAATATCTTCACAGCCACTGCTTCTCCATCAAAGAATCCCAGGTAGACACCCCCTTGAGAGGTTCCCTGAATCCTGAAATAATTAATCTTGCAGATTTGGAGTTTTCCAATGTCAGCGCAGTTTTGCTGGAGTTGCTGGAGCTTTGATTGCCAGCGTTTGCTGGGGAGTGTCCACTGTTTCTGAGGCTGCCTTGACACAGCCACGGCACCAAAATGCTGAAGCAGTTCTACCATTTTGTAGTCATAGAGTTTACGGGCACTTGCAATGAGATTCTGATTCTTGATGTCTGTCCTTGCTCCATGTTCACACAATATCCTGGCTATTGCGTGGTTTTTATTCTCAACCGCAACACAGAGTGCTGTTTTGTGGTTGCTGTCTGTGGCATTTACGTCCACTTCATCTTTTTCCAATATAGCCTTCACTAGGTCTTGGCTCTGTCTTTCACTTGCCAAGATGAGGGCTGTTTTCCCGTATTCATCTCTCTTGTTCACAGCAATCCCATGTTTTAAGAGGAAAAGGGCAATGGCCTCTTTGTCTCGGTCCCAGTTCTTGTCTTCAGTCACTGACAGCGCATGGACTAATGCATTCCTCTCCTGATTGTCACAGATGTGCATGTCAGCATTCATTTCTTCTACCAGAGTTTTGACGATAACGATGTGGCCATTCCTGGCAGCATCCATCAGGGCTGTTGCACCACCTTTCTTCAGGGCCCTTTTCTCTTCATCAACAGCTCTTCTCAGATTCACATCTGCTCCGCAGCTATACAGGAATCTCAGAGCATCCTCTTTTCCATAACAAGAAGCCTCCATGAATGCGGTGAAGCCATTTATATCATGCTCATTGATGTCTGATCCCTTAGAAAGAAAGAGCTCCAAAAGCTCCACACTGCCCACTATCCCTGCTACAATAAAAGGAGTAGCGCCATTATTCTTCCTCACATGTGGATCGGCCCCTCTGTCAAGCAGAAGGTGGACAATCTCCTCCTTCTTATTCTGTACTGCACAATGAAGGGCTGTCCAGCCACCAGTAACCACTTTAGAATTGATCTCTACACCTTCATCCAGGAGTTGCTTCACCTCCTCAATTGAGCCGTTTTGCACAGCAGCATTTAGTGCTTCTGCGGCCATTTTTCCCCCGTGGAAAAATCTGAAGCCTCCAGATTGAACTAGCTTTCCATAAATTCCAAATATATTTCAACAGCTATGATGTTGTTCACATGTGTTCACATGAACATGTGTTCACAGAGAAGTTAGTCACACATAGAGTTATGGCACCATGGGGTGGATGTTAGGTGTTTCTGATGGCAACGGCTCTAATAATAAAAGAGAGTGGGAAATCGGTGTCATGATCACAAGGTTATGAATGTCTTTGAGGGTTCACAGTCCTTCTCCTTCAAAGTACTTTGCTCCTGTTTAGTAAAGGAAGAAAATATCATGTTTTAGTTAACATGAAAAAGAAATCACTAGCTATGATAATGAAATAGAACCTCCGTACTCAGGTGCAGTTTAGCTCTGTGCTGAGTTCCACTAACAATGTTATCAGCAGCATGAACAACCCAGGCTGATTTGCACATCACCATGGAAGTTGTGCCACATTTACAATCCTCCAGGAATGATGCGAAGGGTCAAGGGAGGCAGCACACACAAAGAGGGGCATGTAATAGATCTCTGTGAAGGAGCTACAACAATGCGCACACACTGTTGGTGCTCAATGAACATcaattctttttgtttgttttctagaTTCAAATTGGAAAGACCTTGGTCTTTGGTCTTTAAGAATACTTTGATCTTTAAGAAGAGGCGGACGTTTTCTCAATCCACTCTTCTAACATagagcaggtgggtgggcaggcctgTTCCTTGCAACTGTGGGATATACCTGTTAATGCCAGTGCCCTGCTCCagtgccccaccctcccctctgCTCGATCAGCCAATACTTAAGGATATATTTTCGGGAACATTGCCACAATTCTGCCTAAAAGTGGGGGCAACCCTACTTTGGGTCATGGAACGTTCAAAAACTAGAGCTGAATTCACTCTGGATATATTAAAACTTCTTCAGTGGAGCCCTGGCACTTTTGAAGGGGGACATATTTGgtgtttaggaataaatgattttatgtttatctgttcatgttgtacCCTTGTTTGACAAGGGGGTCCTGGAAACAGAGAAGAGCTTCTAAGAGCTGTAgccaaaaaaagtttgagaatggctGAGGGTAACGATAATGCAGAATattctgacatttttttttcagaaatctGGTGTATGAGCTATTTACCCAcaaagccaggaggcctgcgctgtagccagcacaagatagggcaccaaagtgacTCGGCcaaagataaggggaaactcttccccttacccctgggtaagccactgcagcctctatgggtctcctcagacttgcgccacttcctgaggtggcataaggagaggggagcagcttgaagctgctccacgctgcttgggaacaggggttgggatctggtataagagccaggtcccaaccctgcctcccgctccctgcccgctgCCCCTGGGACAGCTGTCCAcccgccccggaacgcctccctcctgcctcatccCCGCCTCCACACCCACTCCAAAgtcttgcgtcggctgagctcagccaacgcacaGCTCTCCATTAGAGTCAGTGCGGAAGCTGGATTCAGCGTCCACAGGCCACATGATGTGGCTTTTCAGCTGGCCCTCACAAAAGCTACGGCGTCCATATGCCGGTCCAgtcaactcacaaggaggcgcaaacgtgctttagggcacgtttgcgaccctcctgggctggtgcaagggacttgcgctgatCCAAccctgggtcaggattgcactcttaatattgtcaacactggctggcaggcaCCTTTGCCCATCCTAGAGATGGCAGGGAGTGAAACTGGAGCCTTCCATATGCACAGCAGATGCTCTTCAGTAGCTCACCCACCCCCTGCCATTCAGCAAGCAGGACCAGTTTTATGTACAAGCTACTGTAAGTAAGCTTCAGTTTAGGCCTCACCTTTTTATATAATCTGCTGAAAAATTAAATAGACTTTTAAAAAGGCTCTTTCAAATGTTTATTTTCATTCCATCCTGATTCACATATACGTGTCTAGCAGGTTCTAATCCCCTCAGGCATGAAGCCTCCTGGATGACTTGGGCCAGTCACGCTCTCTCAGATTCACCTACTTCACAGAATTGtcatgaagacaaaaggagggcaggaactatgtgcaccaccctgtgctccttggcggaagggtggtataaaaatgtgaaaaataactacATGGCATCAAGGTTAGCGTGGTCCATGTCATATTTCGCATTCTGGAGCAAACAtgaaggtttgggcaccccttccaAACACTTGTAGTCACTGTGATATTCAAAAAAATACACTTTTTTGCAGGGACAtgcgctgggtggggaggcaggtgaggcagagcctccccaccagagtccttgggAAAGCGCTcccaccgtgtgaggcacccacagcCCAAGCGCTgagcgaggagggagggagcgactgcggagtgtgtgggttgtgggtgtttgggtgcctcacagggcacttttcgaaggaggagtggggaggctccagtggggaggctctgcctcacctgcctccccactcactgcacCTTGCTTTTCAGGTGTGTGGTAATATTATGAGATGGGGCCTCTTGCACTTGGCATGGTTGAGCCCCGCCTTGCTGCCTACTGCTGGCCCGTTccttcccttcctgctgcttttgccccccccctttcctccctctgccAACCGCAGGCGCCCCCTCGACTTCTGGCTCCAGTGCAAGGGACGTCTCCTTGCTGAGAGCCTCGCCCGTGTTTTGCTCTGCCTGCGCCTGAGGGCGGAGCAGGAGCAGTTCCAGGCGGGAGCCCCCTCGCCCCTCTCCTACCGCCAAAGCCAGGCTGGCCTCTTCTGCAGCCGTCCCAGTGGCGGCATCAAGGGGCGAGTCAGCGGCGGGGGACGGAGGAGAGGCCGATCTCACCCCTCCAGTGGACGCCTCCTGCctggggagcagaggaggaacTGCAGCCTTGGAGGGCTGGGCTTGTTTTCGGTTTTGCTTTCACTTCGCAGCTCGTGGGCAGGGAGCAGACCCGGAGCATCCCCCGCCCGCTCCACCAGCCCTGCCCACACTTGCAAAACCAGCCTCTCTTcaccccagtgtttctcagactgtggcgtgggacccactaggtgggtcgccagcccatttccggtgggtccccattcatttcaatatttgatgtttaatatattagactggtatgtgacttcatctggggaaacgttacagacctgtactttggaCAAGcgactatgtatgtgcttttaacaatgatagtcaatgggacttattcctgggtaagtgtggattgcagtcttggattgtgaaaaattttcctacttgatgatgccccttccagtcatgacatcacttctggtgggtcccgacagattctcattcgaaaaagtgggtcccagtgctaaaagtttgagaaccactgcttcacaCAGTCAGCGATGTGCACTTGTGACACTTTTGCCACAAGGAATCAAAGTTTCTGTGGCGTGTATTTTTCCGCCTTTCAGGCACTGCATGAAATATTTTGTTCCCAGAAAGCACCCGTTTTTCCTCTTCTAACTTAGGGGTTGGCTAGGACATTGACTGCTGCATGAGTGACACAGGGGCCAGCCCTACCCAActatccagtgccagtgctgcagcaatgcagcccccctCCAAacagggaacaaactttcccttacctggaggaggtctctgtgattgccccctccaaccacaggatgcagtgtatgccccattggcatggctgcaccagcactggaaagttggataggattgggcccacagcccaCAGttctatacacagttacctgggagtaaggcccattgactataatgggaattacttctgagtaaacgtgcacaggctggggctgcaAGTTCTTCacagatgtgcataggattgtgcttacaATTATCAATAGGGTTTATGCTTTCACTAATTTCATTTTGTATTGTAATCATTCAAACTCACTTGGAaaactgcatccagttttgggtACCACGTTATTAAGGACATTGATAAACTGGAGCAGATGCAGAGGAGGACAAGGCTGGTGAGGAAACCAAGTAAAAAGAGCTTAGCATGTTTATGCTGGAGAAAACTAAGGGGAGATATGGTTGCCGTcatcaagtatctgaagggctgaaGTATCTGAAGAATCTGAAGGGCTGAAGGAGAGGACTTCCTTTCTGTTGTTCCTGAGGACAGatctagaaccaatgggttgaaactaggAGTAGATTGACATGAGGAAGAATGTCCTAACTGGAAGAGTTGTCTGGCATGAATAGCCTGCCTTATGCAGTTGTGGGTTTTCTCTTATTAGAGGTTTCAAGGAGAGGCTGGATAGTCATCTCTCAGGGTGCTGAAGTCACCTGCACtaagcaggaggttggactaagATGACCTCAGAGAAGAGGTACCTTCCAACTCAACACTCTATGCAGTGTTGTATGCAGTCTGACTCTCAGGAGCCTTCCATCTTATCTCAAGGATATTTTGGTCCCGTGTATGTCAAGGCCATGTTAACCAATTCTTCCCCAGTATGAACACCACAGAAGCTCTACTTAGGGCCCTCTCTTTCTTATGCATTGTTAGGTCAGGGTACATGTTGCATTAGACATGGGCTTCCCGTAATACATACTTTGACTCTCACACCTGTGCTATGAAGCCAGCAGCTGGCAATGGAAGCAGGCAGTTGAGGTGCAGAAGGGGAAAGCTCTGGTGCTGttcatggtggcagcagactatGGAGCCTTCACCCCCTGTCTTGGCTCACATAAGAATGAGCATTTGTGCAGAGATGATGTTGCTAGCCCTTCAGCCCTGGATCAATTCAAGATGTAGCCACCTTTTAACGTTCATTGCAGACCAGGGAAAGAGAATGCTGAACTTGGACTGAGGCTGTCACTCAGGAGTGTGAGCTGGAAAGTGCCCAGTCATCTCAGCCGTGAACTCACTATACATGACCTTAAGCAAGTTCAGTTTTCTTGGCCTCATAGGATGAAACCTGTGATACTGGAGATGGCAGGAGCATGGTGGCATGAGTGTGAGGTTGAAGAAAGATTTTTGTTTGCAGTACATAATCTCAGTTCGTAAAGCTTCAGCAAAAATATTGCTTACTTCATGCTGTCTCTTGGGAGGCAAACCTCTTAGGATTCAAAGTGGTGACGACAAGCATCAGGTGCATGCTGCGCTCGACTGACGCAAGTGGGACGCATAGGCAAACACCTGGATTTGCATTTGTGCACCCGATTGCACAAACCTACACATGCACAAAGGCGCACAAACTGGCACTCTTGTAGTATAGACAAATGATGACAAACATTGGAGATGTGTATGCACATCTGTCACACATAATAACCCTGTTCCAAGGTGACTCACACATACGAGGAACACGTGCGAGCAAGCCTGACCCACATGCTGACACGTTCCTCAAACTCCATTGTCTCATGTCTCTACTCCCCATGGCAATATGGTCCCTCCAGGATTGTTGAATGTTTCTGCCAAAAACTGTGTTGCCTCACCTTCCCTTCATTTTGCGACTGCTAGGAGCAGTAGTGGAGTGTCTGCTCTCTCTCCGTGAATGCCAGGACTCTGACCATTGCTACcactggccaaacactcatctgaaTCCTTTTTGTTTTTCCAGACTGCACCATTGCCCCAGGGGACAGAATAGGGGTCCTTTGCAGAATTCCACTGCAGCCCCCACACCGAGAGGGAAAGGTCATGTTCTGAGCCATCATGCTCTTGTCCCTAACAGTGCCTGATGCTGTTGTCTCTTCCTTGTTACTCTCTCTGAGTTTCTCTTGGCGTATCACAGGCAGCTGTGCCATAGATGAAGACACTGTGCAGGCCTCAAGGAAAGCCTGCCTGACTTCCTGCAGTGGTCAAAGAGAGATTCCTTCTTCCCAGCTTAGTCATTTCTTACCTCACTTGGTCTCTGGATGTGACCCTGCAGGGGGAGAGGTCTCTCTGCTTCCAGGGTCTGCAATATCCTCACGCTGTAACTCCTTGGGCTCCAAGGGTGAGGATGCTTCTCTCTGGTCATGGGCCCCCTGTCTTCTGCTGCTGTTAGTCAAACAGCAGCAGGGGGATGAGGGAACAGCATAAAAACCTCACTCATCACACGCTCAAGATATTATATTattcttaagaatatttatacctGTTTACTgtctttcaacaaaaaaagttcacaaagaaaaccaagtaactaaatggctgtcaatctaaaaagaagcagaagaaccccagcaaacagccactagataAGACACTGTGTGGGATGAAGATGAACTGTGGCTCTCCttgctgctaaatataagaggagcatcacttgagaaagtgcctctcTGCCTGGTTCACAGGAGGTCCTTGGATGAAGCGAGGAGGCACTGGGGAGAAATGGGCAAATGATGTTGATCAGGTGCTTAGAGCAGGGGGAATGTTTTGCTTGAATGCCAGGGCGCTGCATAGCTCTGGGCCGTGGCTTGCTTGTTTGCTGCAGAAAtagaaaaataagaaagaaaaacaggataGTAGGCAATAAGATGTGCAAGAGGCAGTTTTCTTTTCCTCAGGTCTCTCTGGATGGCATGGCAATCTCCTTGGAGGCATGTGGGAGGGAAGCACAGCAGGGATCTCACCAACGCACTAAAATTTGGCACACAAGGAGAGGAACCATCTGGTGTGTGAAAAAGTGCAACTTGAAACTCTCTGGCCTCTTTATAGGATGTTTACACCTGGGAAAGTGGGTGGAATTGATCCTCTGAGCCATAGGGTCTCATTCCTGACTTTCTTTGGTCCCCAAATGATACACCCATTCCCTCAGGTTTAGTCCACTGACTGTTCTGAGCCAGAGAAAAGGTAATTTGATTAAAGTCAGGGAAAGGATATCTTCCTGAATGAAACTTGATaaatgcattccccctcccccccaagccaaaGTGTAAGATAAGAGAGGATGAGATCAGCTGAGACTCTTCTCATCATTTCTCAAGCAAGGAAAAGCTGCAGCTCCTAAATGTcagcatattggggggggggggaagagggactgTTAATGGCAATGTTAACAGAATATGAGGGAGGATCATTCTTGGGTGCCATAAGcgtggaggagggaaaggagagaaagaggtatGAGTTTCCTGGTGGAGAAAATCAACCTTATTTGGGTTCTCAGCAGGAGGGAAAATGGGCTGCTTATCACCGTGGCCACCCAACTCCCAGAAACAGCAATCTCAAGCATACTTCCTTGCTAGTTTCACTGAAGAAACATGGTTAGGACTGAGCTAGAACTGAGTTTGATAAAGAGATGGCCTCTCAAACTGCTTTCCAGAGTCGCTTCTCAGAGCACTAAGATTTCAGAGGGTCTGGTTTGGGGTACTGTAGCAAGAGTTCATCTGGCCAGTGAAATACAGCAATCTCCATTCCATCGGTTTCTGaaactttttttattttcaaaGAATATAATGACAATATCATAACATTACCAGATCCACAACACAGTATTTCAGTCATTCACATTGAACAAACTGGAATACGGAACAGGTTCcagttgtaaataaataat from Tiliqua scincoides isolate rTilSci1 chromosome 4, rTilSci1.hap2, whole genome shotgun sequence encodes the following:
- the RNASEL gene encoding 2-5A-dependent ribonuclease isoform X1, with amino-acid sequence MAAEALNAAVQNGSIEEVKQLLDEGVEINSKVVTGGWTALHCAVQNKKEEIVHLLLDRGADPHVRKNNGATPFIVAGIVGSVELLELFLSKGSDINEHDINGFTAFMEASCYGKEDALRFLYSCGADVNLRRAVDEEKRALKKGGATALMDAARNGHIVIVKTLVEEMNADMHICDNQERNALVHALSVTEDKNWDRDKEAIALFLLKHGIAVNKRDEYGKTALILASERQSQDLVKAILEKDEVDVNATDSNHKTALCVAVENKNHAIARILCEHGARTDIKNQNLIASARKLYDYKMVELLQHFGAVAVSRQPQKQWTLPSKRWQSKLQQLQQNCADIGKLQICKINYFRIQGTSQGGVYLGFFDGEAVAVKIFRTGTENAEREKTCLEKCRASNHLVKFYGWEEKKACLYLCLTLCEQNLEEYLRVKENATMKSKDILEGVFQAVQELHGFGFGHQDLHPRNILIDVTGKVFLADFDKCRKLIDDETDLIISEDVKALERLVIYVAMEGKSCFEDLPTECPEDVTDYEEIEDLRASLSSFDESIPVSEQLGCLMHHPYFWSKQMKYRFLRDIGNESDIKTRNPDSGLVKALNCDKNPFPDWTVVIDKEVLASMEDPFSERDKKKKNRVKKPYENYVTDLLKLIRNLAEHFKEKKPEVQEIIKKPEDYFLNLFPDLPIYVYQKLRNTEYKKYFPHVQNDSL
- the RNASEL gene encoding 2-5A-dependent ribonuclease isoform X2, which translates into the protein MAAEALNAAVQNGSIEEVKQLLDEGVEINSKVVTGGWTALHCAVQNKKEEIVHLLLDRGADPHVRKNNGATPFIVAGIVGSVELLELFLSKGSDINEHDINGFTAFMEASCYGKEDALRFLYSCGADVNLRRAVDEEKRALKKGGATALMDAARNGHIVIVKTLVEEMNADMHICDNQERNALVHALSVTEDKNWDRDKEAIALFLLKHGIAVNKRDEYGKTALILASERQSQDLVKAILEKDEVDVNATDSNHKTALCVAVENKNHAIARILCEHGARTDIKNQNLIASARKLYDYKMVELLQHFGAVAVSRQPQKQWTLPSKRWQSKLQQLQQNCADIGKLQICKINYFRIQGTSQGGVYLGFFDGEAVAVKIFRTGTENAEREKTCLEKCRASNHLVKFYGWEEKKACLYLCLTLCEQNLEEYLRVKENATMKSKDILEGVFQAVQELHGFGFGHQDLHPRNILIDVTGKVFLADFDKCRKLIDDETDLIISEDVKALERLVIYVAMEGKSCFEDLPTECPEDVTDYEEIEDLRASLSSFDESIPVSEQLGCLMHHPYFWSKQM